The nucleotide sequence GCGGCGGGGCGCGTGATGTCGTCGACGGTCATTTCTGGGCCTCCCGGATCGAGTTCCCGGCGGTCAGGGTCAGGAAGATCTGTTCCAGGCCGGCGCTCTCCGCCGGCCGCAGCTCCAGCAGCGCCACCCCGGAGTCGGCGGCGGCCTGCCCGACCGCGCCCGGCTCGGCCTCGACCAGCAGGCCGCCGTCGGTGCCGGACCGCACCCGCAGCCCGGCCCGGTCCAGGGCGCCGCGCAGCGCCTCCGGGTCCCGGGCCCGGACCAGCGCGCCCGCGCCGGCCAGCAACTCGTCCTTGCTGCCCTGCGCCACCACCCGGCCGCCGCCGATCACCACCAGCCGGTCGGCCACCGCCTCCACCTCGCGGAGCAGGTGCGAGGAGAGCAGCACCGTGCCGCCCCGGTCGGCGAAGTCGCGCAGCAGGCCGCGCATCCAGAAGATGCCCTCCGGGTCGAGGCCGTTCGCCGGCTCGTCCAGGATCAACACCCGGGGATCGCCGAGCAGCGCCTGCGCCAGGCCGAGCCGCTGCCGCATCCCCAGCGAGTACGCCCGGACCCGCCGCCGGGCCGCGACCGGG is from Micromonospora sp. WMMD1102 and encodes:
- a CDS encoding ABC transporter ATP-binding protein, with amino-acid sequence MIAVEHLTKRYGRHTAVDDVSFSCEPGTVTGFLGPNGAGKSTTMRMICGFTPPTAGSAVVDSVDYRRLPNPGRRVGLLLDAGAQHPGRTGREALLISARTMGVPGRRVDECLDQVGLTPVAARRRVRAYSLGMRQRLGLAQALLGDPRVLILDEPANGLDPEGIFWMRGLLRDFADRGGTVLLSSHLLREVEAVADRLVVIGGGRVVAQGSKDELLAGAGALVRARDPEALRGALDRAGLRVRSGTDGGLLVEAEPGAVGQAAADSGVALLELRPAESAGLEQIFLTLTAGNSIREAQK